The Vulpes vulpes isolate BD-2025 chromosome 10, VulVul3, whole genome shotgun sequence genome has a window encoding:
- the CCDC117 gene encoding coiled-coil domain-containing protein 117, whose protein sequence is MAALGRPFSGLPLSGGPDFLQPPPAFPGRAFPPGADGAELVPRPGPRAAPSPAGGSAARGRVSVRCKKKHKREEEDDDCPVRKKRLTEAGLCAGPNDWILCAHQDIESPGVNPCTSGLSAPGMLDVICEEMDQTTGEPQCEVARRRLQEIEDRIIDEDEEVEADRNINHLPSLVLSDTMKTGLKREFDEVFTKKMIESMSRPSMELVLWKPLPELLSDKPKPSSNAKNYTGESQTKHAAAGTAFPGRTELFLEPRQTGMPVYNSLETAACTEEEMEL, encoded by the exons ATGGCCGCGCTCGGCCGGCCCTTCAGCGGCCTCCCCTTGAGCGGCGGTCCGGACTTCCTGCAGCCGCCGCCGGCCTTCCCCGGCCGGGCCTTCCCGCCGGGAGCGGACGGCGCCGAGCTGGTTCCGCGGCCGGGACCCCGCGCCGCCCCGAGCCCCGCGGGCGGGAGCGCGGCGCGCGGACG TGTTTCAGTGCGctgtaaaaagaaacacaagcGAGAGGAGGAGGATGATGA ttgtccagtaagaaagaaaaggctAACTGAAGCAGGGCTCTGTGCTGGTCCTAATGACTGGATTCTTTGTGCACATCAGGATATAGAGAGTCCTGGAGTAAATCCGTGCACTAGTGGCCTCTCTGCACCTGGCATGTTAGATGTTATTTGTGAAGAAATGGATCAGACAACCGGAGAACCACAGTGTGAAGTTGCCCGAAGGAGGCTTCAAGAAATTGAGGACAG GATAATTGACGAAGATGAGGAAGTGGAAGCTGACAGAAATATCAATCATCTCCCCAGTCTTGTTCTTTCTGACACCATGAAAACCGGTTTGAAGAGGGAATTTGATGAAgtctttacaaagaaaatgatTGAGTCCAT gagCCGTCCTTCCATGGAGCTTGTTCTCTGGAAACCTCTCCCTGAACTCCTTTCTGATAAGCCAAAGCCGTCATCTAATGCTAAGAACTACACAGGAGAGAGCCAAACTAAGCATGCAGCTGCTGGCACTGCCTTCCCTGGGAGAACTGAACTGTTCTTGGAACCTCGGCAAACGGGGATGCCTGTTTACAATAGTTTGGAGACAGCTGCTTGCACAGAAGAAGAGATGGAACTCTAA
- the XBP1 gene encoding LOW QUALITY PROTEIN: X-box-binding protein 1 (The sequence of the model RefSeq protein was modified relative to this genomic sequence to represent the inferred CDS: deleted 2 bases in 1 codon): protein MVVVAAAQSPAAGAPKVLLLSGKPAAAAAAGAPAGRALPLMVPGPRGASPEAACGGPPQARKRQRLTHLSPEEKALRRKLKNRVAAQTARDRKKARMSELEQQVVDLEEENQKLLLENQLLREKTHGLVVENQELRQRLGMDTLATEEEAETQTKGNGVRPVAGSAESAALRLRASAAGAGPVVTPPEHLPMDSDSVDSSDSESDILLGILFNLDPVMFFRCPSPESTSLEQLPEVHPEGPSSLPASPSPSLGTSSAKLEAINELIRFDHVYTKPLVLEIPSETESQANVVVKIEEAPFSPSEKDHPEFTVSVKEELVEDDFIPELGTSDLLSSSHCLKPSSCLLDAYSDCGYEGSPSPFSDMSSLLGVDHSWEDTFANELFPQLISV, encoded by the exons atggtggtggtggcagccgCGCAGAGCCCGGCCGCCGGGGCCCCCAAGGTGCTGCTTCTGTCCGGCaagcccgcggccgccgccgccgccggagccccgGCCGGCCGGGCTCTTCCGCTCATGGTGCCGGGCCCGCGAGGGGCCAGCCCGGAGGCGGCCTGCGGGGGTCCGCCCCAGGCGCGCAAGCGACAGCGCCTTACGCACCTGAGCCCCGAGGAGAAGGCGCTGCGCAg gaaactgaaaaacagagTAGCAGCCCAGACTGCCAGAGACCGAAAGAAAGCTCGAATGAGTGAGCTGGAACAGCAAGTGGTAGATTTGGAGGAAGAG AACCAAAAACTTTTGCTAGAAAATCAGCTTTTACGAGAGAAAACTCATGGCCTTGTAGTTGAGAACCAGGAGTTAAGACAGCGGTTGGGGATGGATACCCTGGCTACTGAAGAGGAGGCGGAGACCCAGACCAAG GGGAACGGAGTGAGGCCGGTGGCCGGGTCTGCTGAGTCCGCAGCACTCAGACTACGTGCA TCTGCAGCAGGTGCAGGCCCAGTTGTCACCCCTCCAGAGCATCTCCCCATGGATTCTGACAGCGTTGACTCTTCAGACTCTGAG TCTGATATCCTGTTGGGCATTCTGTTCAACTTGGATCCAGTCATGTTCTTCAGATGTCCTTCTCCAGAGTCTACCAGCCTGGAGCAGCTTCCAGAGGTCCACCCAGAAGGACCCAGTTCCTTACCGGCCTCCCCTTCTCCATCACTGGGGACGTCATCAGCCAAGCTGGAAGCCATTAATGAACTGATTCGTTTTGACCATGTATATACCAAGCCCCTAGTCTTAGAGATACCCTCTGAGACAGAGAGCCAAGCTAATGTGGTAGTGAAAATTGAGGAAGCACCTTTCAGCCCCTCAGAGAAAGATCACCCTGAATTCACTGTCTCAGTGAAGGAAGAACTTGTAGAAGATGACTTCATTCCAGAGCTGGGCACCTCAGATCTACTTTCATCCAGCCACTGCCTGAAGCCATCTTCCTGTCTACTGGATGCTTATAGTGACTGTGGATATGAGGGCTCCCCTTCTCCCTTCAGCGACATGTCCTCTCTGCTTGGTGTAGACCATTCTTGGGAGGATACTTTTGCCAATGAACTCTTTCCCCAGCTGATTAGTGTCTAA